From Verrucomicrobiia bacterium, one genomic window encodes:
- a CDS encoding acetylxylan esterase, which produces MKKINRGLFSIGLGGSLLAVSSLPAADAQEQKSPRTAEQDHQEMMEQLHITSIRRGRDGMNPSSKNYANYDEAKANPFPDLPDPLTLNDGKKVTTPEMWWTQRRPEIVEYFDREIYGRVPAHTPKVNWEVTRRTNTTTGEIPVITKQLIGHVDNPADPDITVNIQLSLTTPANAKEPVPVMMQFGFGNFGFGAFGRRGANAPGGTNNFAFRGTNRPGGTNNRPGFSGGFGGFGGPDWRQLVLLNGWGYAVIVPNSVQADDGAGLTQGIIGLVNHGQPRKPDDWGALRAWAWGASRALDYFETDPAVNAKEVGLEGHSRYGKATLVAMAYDPRFAIAYVSSSGEGGAKLHRRDWGEIVENVAGSGEYHWMAGNFIKYAGPLHWNDLPVDSHELIALCAPRPVFISAGSTNGDAWVDAKGSFLAAVAAGPVYRLLGQRDLGATEFPPIETTYITGEIGFRQHKAGHTDAPNWPTFLKFANKYLKEPAQ; this is translated from the coding sequence ATGAAAAAGATCAATCGCGGGTTGTTTTCAATCGGCCTGGGCGGTTCTTTGCTGGCGGTTTCGTCATTACCCGCGGCAGATGCGCAAGAGCAAAAATCACCGCGCACGGCGGAACAGGATCATCAGGAGATGATGGAGCAGTTGCATATCACATCCATCCGGCGCGGGCGTGACGGCATGAATCCCAGTTCGAAGAACTACGCAAATTATGATGAGGCCAAGGCGAATCCTTTTCCCGACTTGCCGGATCCATTGACTTTGAATGATGGAAAGAAAGTAACGACGCCGGAGATGTGGTGGACGCAGCGGCGGCCGGAGATCGTGGAGTATTTTGATCGCGAGATTTATGGCCGCGTGCCCGCGCATACGCCAAAAGTAAATTGGGAAGTCACCAGAAGGACCAACACGACAACTGGCGAAATTCCGGTCATCACCAAACAACTCATCGGGCATGTGGATAATCCCGCAGACCCAGACATCACGGTAAATATTCAACTATCGCTCACGACACCAGCCAATGCGAAGGAGCCAGTCCCGGTGATGATGCAATTTGGCTTCGGGAATTTTGGTTTTGGCGCGTTTGGACGGCGCGGGGCGAACGCGCCAGGCGGCACGAATAATTTTGCATTTCGCGGAACCAATCGGCCGGGAGGCACAAATAACCGGCCCGGATTTAGCGGAGGTTTTGGAGGATTTGGCGGGCCGGATTGGCGTCAACTGGTGCTTTTGAACGGCTGGGGTTACGCGGTGATTGTGCCAAACAGCGTGCAGGCGGACGACGGCGCGGGGCTGACGCAGGGGATAATCGGCTTGGTGAATCATGGGCAGCCGCGCAAGCCGGACGACTGGGGTGCATTGCGCGCATGGGCGTGGGGCGCGAGCCGCGCATTGGATTATTTTGAAACCGACCCGGCGGTGAACGCGAAAGAAGTCGGACTCGAAGGCCATTCGCGCTACGGCAAAGCAACGCTCGTGGCGATGGCGTACGATCCGCGTTTCGCTATCGCGTATGTGAGTTCGTCAGGCGAAGGCGGCGCGAAATTACATCGGCGTGATTGGGGTGAAATCGTGGAGAACGTAGCGGGCTCGGGCGAATATCATTGGATGGCGGGAAATTTTATCAAGTACGCGGGGCCATTGCATTGGAATGATCTGCCGGTGGATTCGCATGAACTGATCGCGTTATGCGCGCCGCGGCCCGTGTTCATCAGCGCGGGCTCGACGAACGGAGACGCATGGGTGGACGCAAAAGGCTCGTTTCTCGCCGCCGTGGCTGCGGGTCCGGTTTACCGGTTGCTCGGCCAACGTGATTTAGGCGCGACCGAATTTCCACCGATTGAAACGACCTACATCACTGGCGAAATCGGATTTCGCCAGCACAAGGCTGGTCACACCGATGCGCCGAATTGGCCAACGTTCCTGAAATTCGCGAACAAATATTTAAAAGAGCCCGCGCAGTAG
- a CDS encoding sialate O-acetylesterase, which translates to MRFPIISLIALFAAASLHAEKTSPLLSPMFGDNMVVQRDKPIRIWGWANSGDVIHVEINGYTAKAIAGADGRWQTEIEAPPTGGPYTMTVAGPNQNIVLHEILVGEVWLCGGQSNMELGLARTRNGADEIKSADHPEIRLFKVQQHVSYAPTAAPQGSWKICSPQTIAENGGFSAVAYYFGRALQEQLHVPIGLVQDCVGGTPAESWMSPESLHKLHDFDPVLTEIERLHAKGGPEYGSFLMHWLDEYDVGQSNNWASLDFNDSSWKTVQLPNAFEQLGVPDAPSICWFRKEFTLPDPLGTNRAMLFLGSIEKMDTTYINGHWIGASSWVENPRVYFVNDNVLKPGRNVIAIRVFKMKPKGGFLAKPDTLRLSLGDKLAIPLGGDWKGALSADARPPHPLPLSFENYPTMPIVLYEGMIEPIAPLSLRGAIWYQGEANFERARPYRTLLPAMIGDWRKLFHEGDFPFYIVSLPAFMHRRAQPGDDSWAELREAQFLTAKNVAHSGLAVTVDTGDADNIHPPDKKIVGERLAFCALAKDYGKDIPFAGPTFASVDHLPGALKLHFKNTESGLTVKGDRLEEFSVAGKDRKWHWAEAKLDGDSIIVSSLEVPEPVAARYAWQANPAATLFNGAGLPAVPFRTDDWPGVTDNHKPW; encoded by the coding sequence ATGCGCTTTCCAATCATCTCGCTGATCGCTCTCTTCGCCGCCGCTTCCCTGCATGCTGAAAAGACCTCGCCACTCCTCAGTCCCATGTTCGGCGACAACATGGTCGTCCAGCGTGACAAACCCATTCGCATTTGGGGCTGGGCAAACAGCGGCGACGTCATCCACGTCGAAATCAATGGTTACACTGCGAAAGCCATCGCTGGCGCGGACGGCCGCTGGCAAACCGAAATTGAAGCGCCTCCAACCGGTGGTCCTTACACCATGACCGTAGCAGGCCCAAATCAAAATATTGTCCTGCACGAAATTTTGGTTGGCGAAGTCTGGCTCTGTGGCGGGCAATCCAACATGGAGCTTGGCCTTGCCCGCACGCGCAACGGCGCTGACGAAATCAAGTCCGCCGACCATCCCGAAATTCGTTTGTTCAAAGTGCAGCAACACGTTTCCTATGCGCCCACGGCAGCGCCGCAAGGCTCGTGGAAAATTTGCTCGCCGCAAACCATCGCCGAGAATGGCGGCTTCTCCGCCGTCGCCTATTATTTTGGGCGCGCGCTCCAGGAGCAATTACATGTCCCGATCGGATTGGTTCAGGACTGCGTTGGCGGCACGCCGGCGGAGAGTTGGATGAGTCCCGAGTCGCTTCATAAACTCCACGATTTCGATCCCGTTCTCACCGAGATCGAGCGTCTTCACGCCAAAGGCGGCCCCGAGTATGGCAGTTTTCTCATGCACTGGCTTGACGAATACGACGTCGGCCAAAGCAACAACTGGGCATCGCTAGATTTCAATGATTCGTCGTGGAAAACTGTTCAGTTGCCGAACGCCTTTGAACAACTCGGCGTGCCCGACGCTCCGAGCATTTGCTGGTTCCGCAAAGAATTTACTTTGCCCGATCCTTTGGGCACGAACAGAGCCATGCTGTTTCTTGGCTCGATTGAAAAAATGGATACGACTTATATCAATGGCCATTGGATCGGCGCAAGTTCCTGGGTCGAAAATCCCCGGGTCTATTTCGTCAACGACAATGTGCTCAAGCCCGGCCGGAATGTGATCGCCATCCGCGTCTTCAAAATGAAACCCAAGGGCGGATTTCTCGCCAAGCCCGACACGCTTCGTCTCAGCCTCGGGGACAAATTGGCGATCCCGCTCGGCGGCGATTGGAAGGGCGCGCTCAGCGCGGACGCTCGGCCGCCGCATCCGCTCCCGCTCAGTTTCGAGAATTATCCCACCATGCCGATCGTTCTTTATGAAGGCATGATCGAACCCATCGCGCCGCTTTCGCTCCGTGGCGCCATCTGGTATCAAGGCGAAGCGAATTTCGAGCGCGCTCGCCCGTATCGCACATTGCTTCCCGCGATGATCGGCGATTGGCGAAAACTTTTTCACGAGGGCGATTTTCCGTTTTACATCGTCAGCCTGCCCGCGTTCATGCACCGCCGCGCGCAACCCGGCGACGATTCCTGGGCCGAACTGCGTGAAGCGCAATTTCTCACCGCCAAAAATGTGGCGCATTCCGGTCTCGCCGTGACGGTTGACACCGGCGATGCCGACAATATCCATCCGCCCGATAAAAAAATTGTCGGTGAACGCCTCGCGTTCTGCGCACTCGCAAAAGATTACGGCAAAGACATTCCTTTCGCCGGGCCAACATTCGCATCGGTTGATCATTTGCCCGGCGCGCTCAAATTGCATTTCAAAAATACCGAGAGCGGTCTCACGGTGAAGGGCGATAGGCTCGAAGAATTTTCGGTCGCGGGGAAGGATCGCAAATGGCATTGGGCTGAAGCAAAACTTGACGGCGATTCTATAATCGTTTCGTCGCTGGAAGTGCCCGAACCCGTAGCGGCGCGTTATGCCTGGCAGGCGAACCCCGCCGCCACACTTTTCAACGGCGCGGGTTTGCCCGCTGTTCCATTCCGCACGGATGATTGGCCGGGTGTGACCGATAATCACAAGCCCTGGTGA
- a CDS encoding mannonate dehydratase yields MKLGLGLYRHMLTRDNFLFARQAGATHLVVHLVDYFKGGAKNPRDNQPTGTDQGWGLAGDPDQLWTLEELVAMRKEANAAGLEIEAIENFDPAHWHDILLDGPKKRRQLENVKTIIRRLGQAGIPIMGYNFSIAGVCGRTHAPYARGDAMSVGMEGSLDTPMPNGMVWNMVYDAHAPKGDVPGITHDELWNRVGEFLREVTPVAEEAGVKLAAHPDDPPMPFMRGQPRLVYQPRLYQRLIDLTPSPANTLEFCLGSLAEMTEGDIYETVENYSRQNRIGYVHFRNVKGKVPNYRETFIDDGEVDMLRVLRILKQNDYQGVLIPDHTPQMACNAPWHAGMAYAMGYMRAALQMIGKGSA; encoded by the coding sequence ATGAAACTTGGCCTGGGTTTGTATCGTCACATGCTAACGCGCGATAATTTCCTCTTCGCGCGGCAGGCTGGGGCTACGCATCTGGTCGTCCACCTCGTGGATTATTTCAAAGGCGGCGCGAAGAATCCCCGCGATAACCAGCCGACCGGCACTGATCAAGGCTGGGGTCTTGCCGGCGATCCCGATCAGCTTTGGACCTTGGAAGAATTGGTCGCGATGCGCAAAGAGGCCAACGCCGCCGGGCTCGAGATCGAAGCCATCGAGAATTTTGATCCGGCGCATTGGCACGACATCCTGCTGGATGGTCCGAAAAAGCGCCGGCAGTTGGAAAATGTGAAGACCATTATTCGCCGTCTCGGCCAGGCGGGCATTCCCATCATGGGTTATAACTTTAGCATCGCTGGCGTTTGCGGCCGCACTCACGCGCCTTATGCGCGCGGCGACGCGATGTCGGTTGGTATGGAAGGTTCGCTCGATACGCCGATGCCAAACGGCATGGTGTGGAACATGGTTTATGATGCCCACGCGCCGAAAGGCGATGTGCCGGGTATTACCCATGATGAGCTGTGGAATCGCGTTGGAGAATTTCTGCGCGAAGTCACGCCGGTGGCCGAGGAAGCGGGCGTCAAACTCGCCGCGCATCCCGACGATCCGCCGATGCCCTTCATGCGTGGACAACCACGACTTGTATATCAGCCGCGCCTTTACCAGCGCCTGATTGATCTCACGCCCAGCCCGGCGAACACGCTGGAATTTTGCCTGGGCTCACTCGCGGAGATGACTGAGGGGGATATTTACGAGACGGTGGAAAATTACAGCCGTCAAAATCGCATCGGCTACGTGCATTTCCGCAACGTCAAGGGCAAGGTCCCCAATTATCGGGAAACTTTTATTGACGACGGTGAAGTGGACATGCTGCGCGTGTTGCGCATACTCAAACAAAACGACTATCAAGGTGTGCTGATTCCCGATCACACACCGCAAATGGCCTGCAACGCACCCTGGCACGCAGGCATGGCTTACGCGATGGGCTATATGCGCGCGGCCCTGCAAATGATCGGAAAAGGATCGGCATGA
- a CDS encoding glycoside hydrolase family 3 N-terminal domain-containing protein: MKTATLLPYKNTKLLIAKRVQDLLSRMSLEEKAAQMMCVWQKKAETLLDADGNFDFAKAKKSFADGHGLGQVGRPSDAGKGKNAREMAELTNAIQKFFIEHSRLGVPVIFHEECLHGHAAIGGTSFPQPIGLGATFNPDLVQKLFAITAWEARVRGTHQALTPVVDVAREPRWGRVEETYGEDPYLVSRLGIAAVIGFQGDGSFKNKRHVIATLKHFAAHGQPEAGMNCGPVDVSERVLRETFLYPFKEALHVAGAISVMASYNEIDGVPSHASEWLLRDVLRKEWGFKGFVVSDYYAIWELAHRPDTHGHHVAKDRRESCVLAVKAGVNIELPEPDCYLHLVDLVRKRELQESDLDDLVAPMLHYKFKLGLFDDPYVDPVEAERVVGSAAHREIARQAARETITLLKNENNLAPVNLKKLKTIAVIGPNADRSLLGGYSGMPNYNVSVLAGIKARVGEAAKVLHAEGCKITIGGSWNIDQVIPADPAEDEKLIAEAVKIAKQADVVVLAIGGNEQTSREAWSLKHLGDRANLELLGCQNKLVEAMVATGKPVVAFLFNGRPLAIKHLTDHVPVIFECWYLGQETGDAVAEVLFGDFNPGGKLPISIPRSAGHVPVFYNHKPSARRGYLFDDVSPLYAFGQGLSYTQFTFDKPRLEKNKIRRNERTRVSVRVTNSGKVKGEEVVQMYIRDVVSSVTRPVKELKGFQKISLAPGQSKTVSLDITPELLSFYDVKMNYIVEPGEFVIMVGNSSRNADLQKVILTVEK; this comes from the coding sequence GTGAAAACCGCCACGCTGTTGCCTTATAAAAATACGAAGCTGCTCATCGCCAAACGCGTGCAGGATCTTCTCTCGCGGATGTCGCTCGAAGAAAAAGCCGCGCAAATGATGTGCGTGTGGCAGAAGAAGGCGGAAACCCTTCTGGATGCGGATGGAAATTTCGATTTCGCCAAGGCGAAAAAAAGTTTTGCCGATGGACATGGCCTGGGACAAGTCGGACGTCCAAGCGACGCGGGCAAAGGCAAGAACGCGCGCGAGATGGCGGAGTTGACGAATGCCATCCAGAAATTTTTTATCGAACATAGCCGGCTCGGCGTGCCAGTTATTTTTCACGAAGAATGTTTGCACGGCCACGCGGCGATTGGCGGCACGAGCTTTCCGCAGCCAATCGGTTTGGGCGCGACCTTCAATCCGGACCTGGTGCAGAAATTATTTGCGATAACCGCGTGGGAAGCGCGCGTGCGCGGTACGCACCAGGCATTGACGCCGGTCGTGGATGTCGCGCGCGAACCGCGGTGGGGCCGCGTCGAAGAAACTTACGGTGAAGATCCATATCTCGTTTCGCGTTTGGGAATCGCCGCCGTAATTGGTTTCCAAGGCGATGGTTCATTCAAAAATAAACGCCACGTCATCGCGACGCTGAAACATTTTGCCGCGCACGGCCAGCCGGAGGCGGGGATGAATTGCGGGCCGGTGGATGTGTCGGAACGGGTGTTACGCGAAACTTTTTTGTATCCGTTCAAGGAAGCGTTGCATGTCGCGGGGGCGATCAGCGTCATGGCTTCGTATAACGAAATTGACGGCGTGCCGTCGCATGCGAGCGAGTGGCTGCTGCGCGATGTACTGCGCAAGGAATGGGGCTTCAAGGGTTTTGTGGTCTCGGATTATTATGCGATTTGGGAACTGGCTCATCGCCCAGACACGCACGGTCATCACGTCGCGAAAGACCGTCGCGAATCCTGCGTGCTCGCAGTGAAGGCAGGAGTGAACATCGAGTTGCCGGAGCCGGATTGCTATTTGCATCTCGTGGACCTCGTCCGCAAACGCGAATTGCAAGAGTCGGATTTGGACGACCTTGTTGCGCCGATGCTGCATTACAAATTCAAGCTGGGTTTGTTCGACGATCCTTACGTTGACCCGGTTGAGGCGGAACGCGTCGTTGGCAGCGCGGCGCATCGCGAGATTGCACGACAGGCGGCGCGCGAAACGATCACGCTGCTCAAGAACGAAAATAATTTAGCGCCGGTTAACCTAAAGAAGCTCAAGACGATTGCGGTCATCGGGCCGAATGCCGATCGCAGTTTGCTCGGCGGTTACAGCGGCATGCCAAACTATAATGTCTCCGTGCTGGCGGGCATCAAGGCACGCGTGGGCGAAGCCGCAAAGGTTCTGCACGCCGAGGGTTGCAAAATCACGATTGGCGGCTCGTGGAATATTGACCAAGTCATTCCTGCCGATCCCGCGGAAGATGAAAAATTGATCGCCGAGGCCGTGAAGATCGCGAAACAGGCGGATGTGGTCGTGCTCGCCATCGGTGGCAATGAACAAACTTCGCGCGAAGCCTGGTCGCTCAAACATCTCGGCGACCGCGCAAACCTTGAATTGCTTGGCTGCCAAAATAAATTGGTGGAGGCGATGGTTGCGACTGGAAAACCCGTCGTGGCGTTTCTATTCAATGGCCGTCCGCTCGCTATCAAGCATCTCACCGACCATGTGCCGGTGATTTTTGAATGCTGGTATCTCGGCCAGGAAACGGGCGACGCGGTAGCAGAAGTTTTGTTTGGCGATTTCAATCCCGGCGGAAAATTGCCGATCAGCATTCCGCGTTCGGCAGGGCATGTGCCGGTGTTTTATAATCACAAGCCTTCAGCGCGGCGCGGCTATTTGTTTGACGACGTTTCACCGCTGTACGCCTTTGGGCAGGGGTTAAGCTACACGCAATTCACCTTCGACAAACCGCGCCTGGAAAAAAATAAGATCCGGCGCAATGAACGCACGCGCGTGAGCGTCCGCGTCACGAATAGTGGCAAAGTCAAAGGCGAAGAAGTGGTGCAAATGTATATTCGCGACGTGGTCAGTTCGGTGACTCGCCCGGTAAAAGAGTTAAAGGGGTTTCAGAAAATTTCTCTCGCGCCTGGCCAAAGCAAAACCGTTTCGCTCGACATCACGCCGGAGTTGCTTTCCTTCTACGACGTTAAAATGAATTACATCGTGGAGCCGGGCGAGTTCGTGATCATGGTCGGAAATTCCTCACGCAACGCCGATTTGCAGAAAGTGATTTTGACGGTCGAAAAATAA
- a CDS encoding glycoside-pentoside-hexuronide (GPH):cation symporter, with translation MPDNSEKLSFVEKAGYSAADAAANFVFMTMILFQTSFYTDVFGISAAAAAAILMSARLWDAFFDPIVGMLADRTNTRWGKFRPWVLFTAVPWCVVMVLAYTTPHGWSMHSLIAYATVTNIMLMTLYSANNMPYSALGGVMTGDVNERAKLNSFRFVSVNIAQFIVGGFTLPLVAKFAAGHDRQYGWQITMTIWSVLCLVLFLITFATTKERIKPEPQQKSSPLQDFGDLFKNSPWAVMFFMTLIHFAILSFRGGALYNYYHHYADKAALYDWVQKFGLTAPPLTQGAPAASGIFEWLGYIVHADKANLENSNVADVANSIINMIGTGVTIVVILLSPSLSEKFGKKAVAVGGFALATIGTFAFYMLSPTNISGMIWLTVFIAVAYAPTIPLVWAIYADVADYSEWKNGRRATGIIFATIGFALKSGLALGSASFLWIMAGFFNYDTVQPQTADAVQGYRMTSTIVVGILFAICTCLLAAYKLNKQKTIQIADELAARRRKFSTQAA, from the coding sequence ATGCCCGACAATTCCGAAAAACTTTCGTTCGTCGAGAAGGCCGGTTACAGCGCGGCGGATGCCGCCGCGAATTTCGTCTTCATGACGATGATTCTTTTTCAGACGAGTTTCTACACGGATGTTTTTGGCATTAGCGCCGCCGCCGCCGCCGCGATTCTAATGTCGGCGCGGTTGTGGGATGCATTTTTCGATCCGATTGTCGGTATGCTGGCGGACCGCACCAACACGCGCTGGGGCAAGTTTCGCCCCTGGGTGCTGTTCACCGCCGTTCCGTGGTGTGTGGTGATGGTGCTGGCATACACGACGCCGCACGGCTGGAGCATGCATTCACTCATTGCCTACGCCACCGTTACGAACATCATGCTGATGACGCTTTACTCCGCGAATAACATGCCATACTCCGCGCTGGGCGGCGTGATGACCGGCGACGTCAATGAACGCGCCAAATTGAATTCGTTCCGCTTCGTCTCGGTCAACATCGCGCAATTCATCGTCGGCGGATTCACGCTGCCGCTGGTCGCGAAATTCGCCGCCGGTCATGACCGCCAATACGGCTGGCAAATCACGATGACGATTTGGTCAGTTTTGTGTCTCGTATTGTTCCTCATCACTTTCGCCACGACGAAGGAACGCATCAAACCGGAGCCGCAACAGAAATCCTCGCCGTTGCAGGATTTTGGAGACCTCTTCAAAAACAGTCCCTGGGCCGTGATGTTTTTCATGACGCTGATTCATTTCGCCATCCTTTCGTTTCGCGGCGGCGCGCTCTACAATTACTATCATCACTACGCGGACAAGGCGGCGCTCTATGACTGGGTACAGAAGTTCGGTTTGACTGCGCCGCCGCTTACGCAGGGCGCGCCCGCGGCGAGCGGCATCTTTGAATGGCTTGGTTACATTGTCCATGCCGACAAAGCGAATTTGGAAAATTCAAATGTCGCAGACGTGGCCAACAGCATCATCAACATGATCGGAACCGGCGTGACGATCGTGGTGATTTTGCTTTCACCATCGCTGTCGGAAAAATTTGGCAAAAAGGCGGTCGCGGTCGGCGGCTTCGCGCTGGCGACGATTGGGACATTCGCATTTTATATGCTTAGTCCGACCAATATTTCGGGCATGATCTGGCTGACCGTTTTCATCGCGGTTGCTTATGCGCCGACGATTCCGCTGGTATGGGCCATCTATGCCGATGTGGCCGACTATTCAGAGTGGAAAAATGGACGACGCGCGACGGGAATTATTTTTGCCACTATTGGGTTCGCGCTTAAGTCCGGGCTGGCGCTGGGTTCGGCGTCCTTCCTATGGATCATGGCGGGATTTTTTAATTACGACACCGTCCAACCGCAAACCGCCGACGCGGTGCAGGGTTACCGGATGACGAGCACGATTGTTGTGGGGATTCTCTTTGCAATCTGCACGTGCCTGCTTGCGGCGTACAAATTGAACAAGCAAAAGACGATTCAAATCGCGGATGAATTGGCGGCGCGCAGAAGGAAGTTTTCAACCCAAGCGGCTTGA
- a CDS encoding endo-1,4-beta-xylanase, which yields MENYFRLGNAWRSVACLLPTAGLLVSCASAGPENAATLKAAFKNDFLIGAALNENQFTERDAVGAKIVSEQFNSITPENILKWESVHPEPDKYNFAPGDGYVAFGEKHHMWIIGHTLVWHNQTPNWVFEDDNGKPVDREILLKRLHDHIQTVVGRYKGRIKGWDVVNEALNEDGTMRQTRWLKIIGDDYIVKAFQYAHEADPNAQLHYNDYSLENEPKRRGAIELIKKLKAAGVPITAVGLQGHDKMDWPTTQQEDETIADFAKLGVAVMITELDVDVLPSPSRNQTADITLRLEQQSKTNPYTNGLPDEVQQQLAKRYADLFRVFVKHRDVVKRVTFWGVCDGDSWLNGWPVRGRTSYPLLFDREGNPKPAFQAVIETAK from the coding sequence ATGGAAAATTATTTTAGATTGGGGAACGCCTGGCGGTCGGTAGCGTGCCTATTGCCGACGGCGGGGTTGCTGGTGAGTTGCGCCAGTGCCGGGCCGGAAAATGCGGCGACTTTGAAGGCGGCATTTAAGAACGACTTTCTCATCGGCGCGGCGTTGAACGAAAATCAATTCACGGAGCGCGATGCCGTCGGCGCTAAAATCGTGAGTGAACAATTCAACAGCATCACACCCGAAAATATTTTGAAGTGGGAATCCGTGCACCCCGAGCCAGACAAATATAATTTTGCGCCCGGAGATGGATACGTCGCTTTCGGCGAGAAGCACCACATGTGGATCATCGGCCACACGCTAGTCTGGCATAACCAAACTCCCAACTGGGTTTTCGAGGATGACAACGGAAAACCCGTGGATCGCGAAATCTTGCTCAAGCGATTACACGACCATATTCAAACGGTTGTAGGCCGTTACAAAGGCCGCATCAAAGGCTGGGATGTGGTCAATGAGGCGTTGAATGAAGACGGCACGATGCGCCAGACTCGGTGGTTGAAAATCATTGGTGACGATTACATCGTCAAAGCTTTTCAATACGCTCACGAAGCGGACCCCAACGCTCAACTTCATTACAACGATTACTCGCTGGAGAACGAACCCAAACGCCGCGGGGCGATCGAGTTGATCAAAAAGCTCAAGGCGGCGGGTGTGCCCATCACCGCCGTGGGTTTGCAGGGCCACGACAAAATGGATTGGCCGACCACGCAACAGGAGGATGAAACGATTGCCGATTTCGCGAAGCTGGGCGTTGCCGTGATGATCACCGAACTGGACGTGGACGTGTTGCCATCGCCGTCGCGCAATCAAACCGCCGACATCACCCTGCGCCTGGAGCAACAGTCGAAAACGAATCCTTACACGAACGGTTTGCCGGACGAAGTGCAGCAGCAACTCGCCAAACGCTATGCCGATTTGTTCAGGGTCTTTGTGAAACATCGCGACGTCGTGAAGCGGGTGACGTTCTGGGGCGTGTGCGATGGCGATTCGTGGTTGAATGGCTGGCCGGTTCGTGGCCGCACGAGTTATCCGTTGCTCTTTGATCGCGAAGGGAACCCCAAGCCTGCCTTTCAGGCGGTGATCGAGACGGCAAAGTGA
- the mgtE gene encoding magnesium transporter, with translation MIGNLLQPELAELIRQRNFTQLREILCGFSAQEIAEIFTDLKPDDEVVLLRILPREIAAEVFEYLPAYDQEETLHALGNEGVAQILNDISPDDRTALLEELPAAATQKLLDLLSPEERKVAQQLLGYPKDSIGRRMTPEYLAIQQSWTVAEVLDYLRHEGRKRESLNQLYVVDDKRRLVDWVKLRSVVVADLTTPVAELLENRNLALSVTDDQEVAVTAFKKYDVTILPVVDSHNVLLGVLTVDDVLDLAEKEATEDMQKMGGMEALDAPYLKITLFDMIKKRAPWLAILFVSEMFTSTAMSRYQDEIEKCVTLSFFVPLILSSGGNSGSQATTLIIRAMALRDVMLRDWWKVFKREISAGFLMGCVLGLLGIFRIFIWQATGLKDYGPHYMLLASTIGVSLIGVVLWGSLIGAMLPMLLRYLRLDPATCSAPFVATLVDVTGIVIYFTVAFHFLHGTLL, from the coding sequence ATGATTGGCAACCTGCTCCAACCTGAATTAGCCGAACTCATTCGGCAGCGAAACTTCACGCAACTCCGCGAAATTCTTTGTGGTTTTTCCGCCCAGGAAATCGCCGAGATTTTCACTGACCTCAAGCCCGATGATGAGGTGGTGTTGCTGCGCATTCTCCCGCGCGAAATCGCCGCAGAAGTTTTTGAATATCTGCCCGCGTACGATCAGGAAGAAACCTTGCACGCGCTCGGCAATGAAGGCGTCGCGCAAATCCTGAACGATATTTCCCCCGATGATCGCACGGCCTTGCTCGAAGAACTTCCCGCCGCCGCCACGCAAAAATTACTCGACCTGCTTTCGCCGGAAGAACGCAAGGTTGCCCAGCAGTTGCTCGGTTATCCGAAGGATTCCATCGGTCGCCGGATGACGCCGGAATACCTGGCCATCCAGCAGAGCTGGACGGTCGCCGAAGTGCTGGACTATCTCCGTCATGAAGGCCGCAAGCGCGAATCGCTGAACCAGCTTTACGTCGTGGACGACAAGCGCCGGTTGGTGGATTGGGTGAAATTGCGCAGCGTGGTTGTCGCTGATTTGACGACGCCCGTAGCCGAGTTGCTCGAGAACCGCAACCTCGCGTTGTCGGTCACTGACGATCAGGAAGTCGCCGTGACCGCGTTCAAAAAATATGACGTGACCATCTTGCCGGTCGTGGATTCGCATAATGTTCTGCTGGGCGTGCTGACCGTGGATGACGTACTTGATCTTGCGGAAAAAGAAGCGACCGAAGACATGCAGAAAATGGGCGGCATGGAAGCGCTCGACGCGCCGTATCTGAAGATCACGTTATTTGATATGATCAAAAAACGCGCGCCGTGGCTTGCCATTTTGTTCGTGAGCGAAATGTTCACCTCCACGGCGATGAGCCGTTATCAGGATGAAATTGAAAAATGCGTGACGCTTTCGTTTTTCGTGCCGTTGATTTTGTCGAGCGGTGGAAATTCGGGCTCGCAGGCGACGACGCTGATCATCCGCGCGATGGCGTTGCGCGACGTGATGCTGCGCGACTGGTGGAAAGTTTTTAAACGCGAAATCTCGGCGGGATTTTTGATGGGCTGCGTGTTGGGATTGCTTGGCATATTCCGCATTTTTATTTGGCAGGCAACCGGGCTTAAGGATTACGGTCCCCATTACATGCTGTTGGCATCCACGATCGGGGTGAGTTTGATCGGCGTGGTACTGTGGGGAAGTTTGATCGGCGCAATGCTGCCGATGCTGCTGCGTTACCTGCGGCTCGACCCGGCGACGTGTTCCGCACCGTTCGTGGCGACGCTGGTGGACGTGACGGGCATCGTGATTTATTTCACCGTGGCATTTCACTTTTTGCACGGGACGCTGTTGTAG